In bacterium, the sequence GCAACGGAGGCGTCCCATGCAGTTCGACGACGCGGCCCTGGCCCTGCGCGATCCCCTGATCGACAAGATCCTGATCGCTTCCGGCGACATCCAGAAGCGCATCCAGCAGCTGGGCACCGAGATCAGCCGCGACTACGTGGACCGCCAGCCCGTCCTGGTCTGCATCCTCAAGGGCGCCTTCGTGTTCCTGGCCGACCTGACCCGGCACATCTCGATCCATCACGAAATGGACTTCATGGCCATCAGCAGCTACCACGGCGGCACCGAGAGCACCGGCGTGGTCAAGATCGAGAAGGACCTCAAATCCAACATCACCGACCGCGACGTCCTGATCGTCGAGGACATCGTCGATACGGGACTGACGCTGAACCATCTGCTCGAGCTGCTCGAGACCCGCAGTCCGCGCAGCATTCGCGTCTGCTCCCTGCTGGACAAGGTGTCGCGCCGGATCGTGCACGTGCCCATCGACTACCGGGGGTTCGAGATCCCGGACGAGTTCGTCATCGGCTACGGTCTCGACTACGACGAAAAGTACCGCAATCTGCCCTTCATCGGCGTGCTCAAGCCGTAGCGGGCTGTCGCCCGGGGCTGGGGCGCGCGAGACAAAAGGACGCTGCACATGAACGTTCAGGGCCGCGGACCGGACGACGCCCGTTTTCCGGAGACACTCACCTTCGACGACGTGCTGCTGGTGCCCGGCTACTCCGAGGTCATTCCCCGCGACATCGACACTTCCACGCGCCTGACCCGCGAACTCGTCCTCAACGCGCCCCTGC encodes:
- the hpt gene encoding hypoxanthine phosphoribosyltransferase; this translates as MQFDDAALALRDPLIDKILIASGDIQKRIQQLGTEISRDYVDRQPVLVCILKGAFVFLADLTRHISIHHEMDFMAISSYHGGTESTGVVKIEKDLKSNITDRDVLIVEDIVDTGLTLNHLLELLETRSPRSIRVCSLLDKVSRRIVHVPIDYRGFEIPDEFVIGYGLDYDEKYRNLPFIGVLKP